The window GACTATTAAGGACAGACCCTTGTTTTGAAGGGTGTTGTTGTTCCCTACAGAGTATTATTCATTGTGCTTTGAAAGTAATGTTTTCTGGTTGGTTCTGATCAGATTGGtgtcattcttcttcttccaaaaccaTGGTGTTTGGACAAGTAGTAATAGGTCCTCCTGGATCAGGAAAGACCACTTACTGCAATGGCATGTCTCAGTTCCTCCCTCTTATCGGCAGGTTTCatattctttccttttttctctttttggatCAAAGAAAGAAGCTTACTTTTGTAGCTGTATCGTATTAGTTGTTTTCTCTGTCTCTAGCTCTGTGAAATTTACAAAGTTCCAAACTTTAATTTACAAGAGTGATACGATTTGCTTATAGAAATGGATTTGATAGATTATATAACTGGAATTACAAAAGGAACTGAGGATTTTATTAATGGAGCTCCTCCCACTCCCCCTAAAAGACCTCACCAAATACTCGATAAcgctctctcactctctcagaCCTTAGATATAGACATAGACTTAAGAAAATACCCTAAACCAACCATGGTTAACTCTCACAACAAACCCTGGTTAAGTTAAACTTAAGTAAATATTATTATGCATTTTCACTGCTTTTATCAAAGAGTTGTTAAATTCCAGAGATTTTGGCTTAGTCATGTTTACTTGGTTGTGAAATGTTGTTGCCCCATCTTTGTCTTGCAAGAGAGATTTTCCAGATTCGTGAGGACTTTTCCGGAAGTATGTTCTCTTAACGTTGAGTTATGTTGTTTTCGGCAGGAAGGTTGCTATTGTTAATTTGGATCCTGCAAACGATGCATTACCGTATCCTTTTTAAtaccaaattattaaaaaaaatggttgaaaTTGGCGTATAGCCATGAAATTTTTTCCAGGTGTGTGAGTTGTTTCTTGACATTGATCTTAGTTATGAGTGTGCTGTGAATATCGAAGACCTGATTAAGTTAGAAGATGTTATACTGGAACACTCGCTTGGTCCTAATGGAGGTGAATTTTGCCATCTTGATTCTTCTTTTcgtcttaatattttttatttatctttggtCAAGTcaataacaaaatttttaatgacaCAGGTCTTGTATATTGTATGGAGTACTTGGAGAAAAACATTGACTGGCTGGAATCGAAATTAAAGCCTCTTCTGAAGGGTTAGCAACACAATAagtctctcctttttttttgtttttaatgtaatGTCACTTCGTTAaagtaaaaaagtttttaaacatttgCAGATCATTACATTCTCTTTGATTTTCCTGGCCAAGTGGAGTTGTTCTTCATTCATAACAGTACCAAGAATGTTCTCACGAAGCTGATAAAATCATTGAACCTCAGAGTATGAGCTGTTCTATTCTTATTACCTACATGCTAAATGAACCTTACTTAAGAGTCTACATATATCtgatgaagttttttttgttctgcagTTAACTGCTGTGCAACTAATTGATGCCCATCTATGTAGTGATCCCGGGAACTATGTAAGCGCATTGCTTCTCTCCTTATCCACAATGCTTCATATGGAACTCCCACATGTCAATGTCTTGTCTAAAATC is drawn from Camelina sativa cultivar DH55 chromosome 8, Cs, whole genome shotgun sequence and contains these coding sequences:
- the LOC104706524 gene encoding GPN-loop GTPase 2 — translated: MVFGQVVIGPPGSGKTTYCNGMSQFLPLIGRKVAIVNLDPANDALPYECAVNIEDLIKLEDVILEHSLGPNGGLVYCMEYLEKNIDWLESKLKPLLKDHYILFDFPGQVELFFIHNSTKNVLTKLIKSLNLRLTAVQLIDAHLCSDPGNYVSALLLSLSTMLHMELPHVNVLSKIDLIGSYGKLAFNLDFYTDVQDLSYLEHHLGRDPRSAKYRKLTKELCSVIEDYSLVNFTTLDIQDKESVGDLVKLIDKSNGYIFSGIDASVVEYSKIAVGQTDWDYNRVAAVQEKYMNDEDTQD